In Cloacibacillus sp., the following are encoded in one genomic region:
- a CDS encoding pyruvate carboxylase subunit B has translation MSEIEIKQEIKDSCGNVIATKITKSSEAGASKSEQRPAAKAARASESMPKQQVTVTEAKKPEAPKKKARVGIMETAFRDAHQSIMATRLRTDDMLPICEAMDEVGYHAIEMWGGATFDSAMRFLNEDPWERLRQIKKRLKNTKTQMLLRGQNIVGYRHYSDEVVREFVKRAIGNGIDIVRVFDALNDLRNMSIAAEAVKKEGGELQMTISYTISPVHTLDLFAKQAQEMADMGADSIAIKDMAGLLSPVAAASLVKAIKSKVNLPVQLHSHYTSGMAAMSYMAGLEAGADVIDCAISPFAMGTSQPATETMVAALAGGPLDTGLSLEKLLPVANHYQMLHDKYKDIIMGVSGVNINILLYQIPGGMYSNLQSQLKEGGCLNKFKEVMEEVPRVRKEMGYPPLVTPTSQIVGTQAAMNVISGKRWKMVPNEVRQYFRGYYGKTPAPVDPEIQKLVLGEEEPITCRPGEKIAPEIEQATKEIGMWATQPEDILSYILFPQVAKDFLPNKFARENFVNIGQEPQEDPEAYAI, from the coding sequence ATGTCCGAAATTGAAATCAAGCAAGAGATCAAAGACAGCTGCGGAAACGTAATCGCGACGAAGATCACGAAAAGCTCTGAGGCCGGCGCCTCAAAGTCTGAGCAGCGCCCGGCGGCAAAAGCCGCGCGCGCGTCGGAAAGTATGCCCAAACAGCAGGTGACCGTCACCGAGGCCAAAAAGCCCGAAGCGCCGAAGAAAAAGGCGCGCGTCGGCATCATGGAGACCGCCTTCCGCGACGCGCACCAGTCGATAATGGCGACGCGTCTTCGCACCGACGACATGCTCCCTATCTGCGAAGCTATGGACGAAGTCGGCTACCACGCTATTGAGATGTGGGGCGGAGCGACCTTCGACTCAGCGATGCGTTTTCTCAACGAAGACCCGTGGGAAAGGCTGCGCCAGATCAAAAAACGTCTTAAGAACACAAAGACGCAGATGCTCCTTCGCGGACAGAACATCGTCGGCTACCGCCACTATTCCGACGAAGTGGTGCGCGAGTTCGTAAAGCGCGCCATCGGAAACGGCATCGACATCGTTCGCGTCTTTGACGCTCTCAACGACCTCCGCAACATGTCCATCGCGGCTGAGGCCGTCAAAAAAGAGGGCGGCGAGCTCCAGATGACGATCTCCTACACCATCTCGCCCGTCCACACCCTCGACCTCTTTGCGAAGCAGGCTCAGGAGATGGCCGACATGGGCGCGGACTCCATAGCGATAAAGGACATGGCGGGGCTTCTTTCGCCCGTCGCCGCAGCCTCACTGGTCAAAGCCATCAAGAGCAAGGTAAACCTCCCCGTCCAGCTCCACAGCCACTACACCAGCGGCATGGCGGCAATGAGCTACATGGCCGGCCTCGAAGCTGGAGCTGACGTAATAGACTGCGCCATCTCGCCCTTTGCGATGGGCACCAGCCAGCCCGCCACAGAAACGATGGTGGCTGCTCTTGCAGGAGGGCCGCTCGACACGGGCCTCTCGCTCGAAAAGTTGCTGCCGGTAGCCAACCACTACCAGATGCTGCACGACAAATATAAAGACATAATCATGGGCGTAAGCGGCGTCAACATCAACATCCTGCTCTACCAGATACCGGGCGGCATGTATTCCAACCTCCAGAGCCAGCTCAAAGAGGGCGGATGCCTCAACAAGTTCAAAGAGGTGATGGAAGAGGTGCCGCGCGTGCGCAAAGAGATGGGCTATCCGCCGCTCGTGACCCCGACAAGCCAGATAGTCGGCACGCAGGCCGCGATGAACGTCATCTCAGGCAAACGCTGGAAGATGGTGCCAAACGAAGTGCGTCAGTATTTCCGCGGCTATTACGGAAAGACGCCCGCGCCCGTCGACCCAGAGATACAGAAGCTCGTGCTCGGCGAAGAAGAGCCGATCACCTGCCGTCCCGGCGAGAAGATAGCGCCGGAGATCGAACAGGCGACGAAAGAGATCGGCATGTGGGCGACGCAGCCGGAGGACATCTTGAGCTACATCCTCTTCCCGCAGGTCGCGAAAGATTTCCTGCCAAACAAGTTTGCGCGCGAGAACTTCGTGAACATCGGACAGGAGCCGCAGGAGGATCCCGAGGCCTACGCTATCTAG
- a CDS encoding prepilin-type N-terminal cleavage/methylation domain-containing protein, with product MAKRNFKSRRRAFTLVELLIVIIIIGILAGMMMLSAGAATDKATATRIISDTRTMKAAAVMYKADYGSWPLWIYDVDKYVNKDASGDTSVLPGKYFDVDPVGDGYWIGAMKLPDGGVFAVAQLTAVSDAVKKSLESAAEGGGLYGVGAVHGGNITTASLKPFKATDKGLVMIISK from the coding sequence ATGGCAAAGAGAAACTTTAAATCCCGCAGAAGGGCGTTTACCCTCGTTGAGTTATTGATAGTCATAATCATTATTGGCATACTTGCCGGCATGATGATGCTGTCGGCGGGCGCCGCAACGGACAAGGCGACGGCGACGAGGATAATTTCAGATACACGCACAATGAAGGCGGCGGCTGTAATGTACAAGGCTGACTACGGCAGCTGGCCGTTATGGATTTATGATGTAGACAAGTATGTGAACAAGGATGCCTCCGGCGACACGTCGGTGCTGCCGGGAAAATATTTTGACGTGGACCCGGTAGGCGACGGCTACTGGATAGGGGCCATGAAATTACCGGACGGCGGAGTGTTCGCTGTAGCTCAGCTCACCGCCGTGAGCGACGCCGTAAAAAAATCACTTGAATCAGCGGCGGAAGGCGGCGGCCTATATGGCGTAGGTGCTGTACACGGAGGAAACATTACTACAGCGTCTCTTAAACCATTTAAGGCTACGGACAAAGGCCTCGTCATGATAATCAGCAAGTAA
- a CDS encoding catalase yields MDENKNKKLTNEVGAPVSDNENSMTAGPRGPVLMQDVWLMEKMAHFNREVIPERRMHAKGSGAYGKLTVTHDITKYTKAKLFEKIGKETELFVRFSTVAGERGAADAERDIRGVAVKFYTEEGNWDLVGNNTPVFFIRDVHNFSDLNRAVKRDPKTNMRSAQNNWDFWTMLPETTHQVTITMSDRGLPLSYRHMDFFGEHTFSMYDAENKRVWVKFHFKTQQGIKCLSDAEAAAVIANDRESHQRDLFESIEKGDFPRWTMYIQVMTEEQAKNHYENPFDITKCWRHKEFPLIEVGVLELDRNPENYFAEVEQSAFTPAHVVPGIGFSPDKFLQGRLFAYGDAHRYRLGVNHDQIPVNRAKCEVHSYHRDGMMRTDGNYGATKGYSPNSMGEWAAQPEFAEPPLDLEGAAWRFDPKDDPTDDNFRQAGELYRLMTEEKRAILIDNTARNIAPVTDNIKYRHAVHCFLADPEYGERLSKAMGVCFNKVQELAKLTNNELNEATKEGARL; encoded by the coding sequence ATGGACGAAAACAAGAACAAGAAACTTACTAACGAAGTTGGCGCGCCCGTATCAGACAATGAAAACTCAATGACCGCGGGGCCGCGCGGGCCTGTCCTCATGCAGGACGTATGGCTCATGGAGAAGATGGCGCACTTCAACCGCGAAGTGATCCCGGAACGCCGGATGCACGCGAAGGGCAGCGGCGCCTACGGAAAACTTACCGTGACGCACGACATCACAAAGTACACAAAAGCCAAGCTTTTTGAAAAGATCGGCAAGGAGACGGAACTCTTCGTTCGCTTCTCAACGGTCGCCGGAGAACGCGGCGCGGCCGACGCGGAGCGTGACATTCGCGGCGTCGCAGTCAAGTTCTACACGGAAGAGGGCAACTGGGACCTCGTAGGCAACAACACCCCCGTATTCTTCATCCGCGACGTCCATAATTTCTCAGACCTTAACCGCGCGGTCAAGCGCGACCCGAAGACCAACATGCGTTCTGCGCAGAACAACTGGGACTTCTGGACGATGCTGCCGGAGACGACGCATCAGGTGACGATAACCATGTCAGACCGCGGGCTTCCGCTCTCCTACCGTCACATGGACTTCTTCGGCGAACACACCTTCAGCATGTACGACGCGGAGAACAAACGCGTCTGGGTGAAGTTCCATTTCAAGACGCAGCAGGGCATCAAATGCCTGAGCGACGCCGAGGCGGCGGCGGTCATAGCCAACGACCGCGAAAGCCATCAGCGCGACCTCTTTGAGTCCATCGAAAAGGGAGATTTCCCGCGCTGGACGATGTACATCCAGGTGATGACCGAAGAGCAGGCCAAAAATCATTACGAAAATCCGTTCGACATCACAAAGTGCTGGCGTCATAAAGAGTTCCCGCTCATCGAAGTGGGAGTGCTAGAGCTTGACCGCAACCCTGAAAATTATTTCGCCGAGGTGGAACAGTCGGCCTTCACGCCTGCGCACGTCGTGCCCGGCATCGGTTTCTCGCCCGACAAATTCCTGCAGGGACGTCTTTTTGCCTACGGCGACGCGCACCGTTACCGCCTTGGAGTCAACCACGACCAGATCCCCGTCAACCGCGCTAAGTGCGAAGTGCACAGCTATCACCGCGACGGCATGATGAGGACGGACGGCAACTACGGCGCGACGAAGGGCTATTCACCGAACTCGATGGGCGAATGGGCCGCGCAGCCTGAATTTGCCGAGCCGCCGCTTGATCTTGAAGGCGCCGCGTGGAGATTCGACCCGAAAGACGACCCGACCGACGACAACTTCCGTCAGGCCGGCGAGCTCTACCGCCTGATGACTGAAGAAAAGCGCGCGATACTTATCGACAACACCGCGCGCAACATAGCGCCAGTGACAGACAACATCAAATACCGCCACGCGGTTCACTGTTTCCTCGCCGACCCGGAATACGGCGAGCGCCTCTCAAAGGCGATGGGCGTCTGCTTCAACAAGGTGCAGGAGCTGGCGAAGCTCACCAACAACGAGCTGAACGAAGCCACTAAAGAGGGCGCGAGGCTGTAA
- a CDS encoding protease inhibitor I42 family protein, with product MRKTIFLLLAALAMTAALSGVCEAAVRRVTRELPFTDTKSADVVTKNVEGVLDRDFELVLDANPTTGAIWTEVGAMPPGLSLVSVTYLPPTYPNDKDGAGGLEKRIYRATASGRSRFYLQYGKPSEPPTVCLIVAVNIKVN from the coding sequence ATGAGGAAGACAATTTTTCTGCTGCTTGCGGCTCTCGCAATGACGGCGGCTCTTTCCGGCGTCTGCGAAGCGGCGGTGCGGCGCGTTACGCGCGAGCTGCCGTTCACCGATACGAAAAGCGCGGACGTAGTTACGAAAAACGTAGAAGGCGTGCTGGACCGCGACTTTGAACTTGTGCTCGACGCCAACCCGACGACCGGCGCAATCTGGACCGAGGTGGGCGCGATGCCCCCGGGCCTTTCGCTCGTTTCAGTGACCTATCTGCCGCCCACTTACCCGAACGACAAAGACGGCGCGGGCGGTCTGGAAAAAAGGATATACCGCGCCACGGCAAGCGGCCGTTCGCGCTTTTACCTGCAATACGGCAAACCGTCGGAGCCTCCGACCGTCTGCCTCATCGTAGCGGTAAACATCAAGGTAAATTAA
- a CDS encoding dihydroxyacetone kinase subunit DhaK, whose amino-acid sequence MAMKKFINNSDTLVKETLSGLELAFPHKVEVRKNNLVVNKNLDKADRVHIVTLGGAGHEPALAGFVGDGMFDISVVGDVFAAPGPAACFEALSLASQPKGALFIVLNHAGDMMTAEMTMEQVEDAGLKVARVTTQEDISNAPRSDGANRRGLVGCVPLAKIAGGAALLGKELEEVRAVAQKFADNMATIAVACRGATHPANGAEISHFSDDDMEIGMGQHGEGGGGRMTMKSAKETAEIMTQELIDDLGLKSGEEVMLIVNGSGATTLMEQLIVFKDCCEYLKGKGIKVVASYAGEVLTVQEAAGFQLFVARMDDEMLKYWQAPCNTPYYTVR is encoded by the coding sequence ATGGCGATGAAAAAATTCATAAACAACTCAGATACACTGGTAAAAGAAACACTTTCCGGGCTGGAACTGGCCTTCCCGCACAAAGTCGAAGTGCGCAAGAACAATCTGGTCGTCAACAAAAATCTCGACAAGGCCGACCGCGTGCATATCGTGACGCTGGGCGGCGCCGGCCACGAACCGGCGCTTGCTGGCTTCGTAGGCGACGGGATGTTTGACATCTCCGTGGTGGGCGACGTATTTGCCGCGCCTGGCCCCGCCGCCTGCTTTGAGGCGCTTTCGCTCGCCTCGCAGCCGAAGGGAGCGCTCTTTATCGTGCTCAACCACGCGGGCGACATGATGACCGCAGAGATGACGATGGAGCAGGTAGAAGACGCCGGCCTCAAAGTGGCGCGCGTCACGACGCAGGAAGACATCTCAAACGCTCCGCGTTCCGACGGCGCAAACCGCCGCGGGCTCGTCGGATGCGTGCCTCTTGCGAAAATTGCGGGCGGCGCGGCCCTCTTGGGCAAGGAGCTTGAAGAGGTGCGCGCGGTGGCTCAGAAGTTTGCAGACAACATGGCCACGATAGCGGTAGCCTGCCGCGGCGCGACCCATCCGGCAAACGGCGCGGAAATATCACACTTCTCCGACGACGACATGGAAATCGGCATGGGACAGCACGGCGAAGGCGGCGGCGGACGCATGACGATGAAGAGCGCGAAGGAGACTGCGGAGATAATGACGCAGGAGCTTATCGACGACCTCGGCCTCAAAAGCGGCGAAGAGGTGATGCTCATCGTAAACGGCTCCGGCGCTACGACGCTGATGGAGCAGCTCATCGTATTCAAAGACTGCTGTGAATATCTGAAGGGCAAAGGCATCAAGGTAGTCGCGTCTTACGCGGGAGAGGTGCTCACCGTTCAGGAGGCCGCAGGCTTCCAGCTCTTCGTGGCGCGCATGGACGACGAGATGCTCAAATACTGGCAGGCCCCCTGCAATACGCCCTACTACACGGTGCGGTAA
- the dhaL gene encoding dihydroxyacetone kinase subunit DhaL has product MMEKLEYARFVKMLEEAASAISAAKDELTELDCKIGDGDHGTTMVKVMEQVKETAAGYEGRDFKGLLSAIGAAVLNMGGGATVPLFGSLFSGMGRATPDGASELTKDELACALKSGEARLLKFSKAPLGAKTLVDALTPAVQTFAEFPGTDIAAALEAARLAAHEGCMKTMDYVATFGRAKYMGEEALGVPDPGSVSVSIIFKAFAKAAND; this is encoded by the coding sequence ATGATGGAAAAACTGGAATACGCGCGTTTCGTCAAAATGCTCGAAGAGGCGGCCTCCGCCATCTCCGCGGCAAAGGACGAGCTGACGGAGCTTGACTGCAAAATAGGCGACGGCGACCACGGCACCACTATGGTGAAGGTGATGGAGCAGGTAAAAGAGACGGCGGCCGGTTACGAAGGCCGCGACTTCAAAGGCCTGCTTTCCGCGATAGGCGCGGCGGTGCTGAACATGGGCGGCGGCGCCACAGTGCCGCTCTTTGGCTCGCTCTTCTCCGGCATGGGGCGCGCGACGCCCGACGGCGCGTCGGAGCTTACAAAGGACGAACTTGCCTGCGCCTTAAAAAGCGGCGAGGCGAGGCTTTTGAAATTCTCAAAGGCTCCGCTTGGCGCAAAGACGCTTGTTGACGCGCTGACCCCGGCGGTGCAGACCTTCGCTGAGTTCCCCGGAACGGACATAGCGGCGGCGCTTGAGGCGGCGAGGCTTGCGGCGCACGAGGGCTGCATGAAGACGATGGACTATGTCGCCACCTTCGGGCGCGCGAAATACATGGGAGAAGAGGCGCTCGGCGTCCCCGACCCGGGTTCGGTCTCAGTATCAATAATATTCAAGGCCTTTGCGAAAGCCGCGAACGATTGA
- the lsrF gene encoding 3-hydroxy-5-phosphonooxypentane-2,4-dione thiolase, giving the protein MVDKIGNIMAHDYGLDRPVKQASFYVKGAEHCGWGMKDRLSRIFDPKSGRTVMLAFDHGYIMGPTAGLERLDLAIPPLAQYADVLMATRGAIKTCVPPDCGKAIALRCTTDTSVLHEDLSYGHVGVNVEDAIRLNASCMVVQTFVGSANEVGSLKNLCDTIDAGNRYDIPVMGVTAVGKEMERTKRYFQLATRILAELGAQIIKTYYCEGFEEVTAACPVPIVIAGGKKTPELEALQMACNAIRDGAAGVDMGRNIFQSENPAAMLAAVRAVVHDGASAKDAYDLFLSLK; this is encoded by the coding sequence ATGGTAGATAAAATAGGAAACATAATGGCGCACGACTACGGCCTCGACCGGCCGGTAAAGCAGGCGAGTTTTTACGTAAAGGGAGCCGAACACTGCGGATGGGGCATGAAAGACCGCCTCTCGCGCATCTTCGACCCAAAGAGCGGACGCACCGTCATGCTTGCCTTCGACCACGGCTACATCATGGGGCCGACCGCCGGGCTTGAACGTCTGGACCTCGCCATCCCGCCTCTTGCTCAATACGCGGACGTTCTGATGGCGACGCGCGGCGCGATAAAGACCTGCGTCCCCCCTGACTGCGGCAAAGCGATAGCGCTGCGCTGCACGACAGACACCAGCGTCCTGCACGAGGACCTAAGCTACGGACATGTGGGCGTAAACGTTGAGGACGCGATACGCCTCAACGCCTCCTGCATGGTGGTGCAGACCTTCGTAGGCTCCGCAAACGAAGTAGGCAGCCTGAAAAACCTCTGCGACACTATAGACGCAGGCAACCGCTACGACATCCCCGTAATGGGAGTGACGGCGGTCGGCAAGGAGATGGAGCGCACAAAGCGCTACTTCCAGCTTGCGACGCGCATCTTGGCGGAGCTTGGCGCGCAGATAATAAAAACCTACTACTGCGAGGGGTTTGAAGAGGTTACGGCGGCCTGTCCCGTGCCGATCGTCATAGCCGGCGGCAAAAAAACGCCGGAGCTAGAGGCGCTCCAAATGGCCTGCAACGCCATCCGCGACGGCGCAGCTGGCGTGGACATGGGACGCAACATCTTCCAGTCCGAAAACCCGGCGGCCATGCTTGCCGCAGTGCGCGCCGTGGTACACGACGGCGCGTCGGCAAAAGATGCCTACGACCTCTTTTTGTCGCTGAAATAA
- the eamB gene encoding cysteine/O-acetylserine transporter, producing MEKFNVTAFLAYVLICAYTPGPNNILSMSAAGKYGFKRTLPLLGGIFTGFVIVMLLCAYFSVALAAVVPKVLPVMKWIGAAYILWLAWHIWKDTGKETHKEAKPTECRFITGFMLEFVNVKIMLYGVTSLTSFVMPAFKDTATVVAFAVLLAVIGSSSNITWALCGEVFDRFFRHHQKQLNAVMALLLAYCAAGLLL from the coding sequence ATGGAAAAATTCAATGTTACCGCCTTTTTAGCCTATGTCCTTATCTGCGCCTACACTCCCGGCCCGAACAACATACTTTCGATGTCGGCGGCGGGCAAGTACGGTTTCAAACGGACGCTCCCGCTGCTTGGCGGCATCTTCACCGGCTTTGTCATAGTCATGCTCCTTTGCGCCTATTTCAGTGTAGCGCTTGCCGCCGTCGTCCCCAAGGTTTTGCCTGTCATGAAATGGATAGGCGCAGCCTACATCCTCTGGCTTGCGTGGCATATATGGAAAGATACGGGAAAAGAGACGCATAAAGAAGCGAAGCCCACAGAATGCCGCTTTATCACGGGATTTATGCTTGAGTTTGTAAATGTGAAGATAATGCTTTACGGCGTCACATCGCTTACGTCGTTTGTCATGCCCGCCTTCAAAGATACGGCGACCGTCGTTGCCTTCGCCGTGCTTCTGGCTGTCATAGGCTCCTCCTCCAACATAACATGGGCACTTTGCGGAGAGGTCTTCGACCGCTTCTTCCGCCATCATCAAAAACAGCTCAACGCCGTGATGGCGCTGCTTCTGGCATACTGTGCCGCGGGGCTGCTCCTTTAA
- a CDS encoding LysR family transcriptional regulator, with protein sequence MEIRKYEVIIKAAECKNLTRAGEAFGYTQSGVSHMIRGVEEEFGFRLFLRVRDGVRLSPEGERVLPCLREMAKWNEQLGQTVSSINGLICGTLRIGAFTSISFYWLPKIIKRFQRDFPNIKIEITEGGIGQLEAALEDGAVDLAFMSVQPERGYDRHILKKDAFLAILPFGHPMAAAEAFPLEAFNGADFILLTRGFDYDTNRILQKYSLSPNIKFTSHDDHTAFSMVENGLGISILPELVMQAYRGRAAMLPLAPAIHRDLALCVRSFEEASPASRRFIEYTKKMVAPDGSVREE encoded by the coding sequence ATGGAGATCAGAAAATACGAGGTCATCATAAAAGCGGCGGAGTGCAAAAACCTCACCCGGGCGGGCGAGGCCTTCGGCTACACTCAGTCCGGCGTCAGCCACATGATACGCGGCGTCGAGGAGGAATTCGGCTTTCGCCTCTTCCTGCGCGTGCGCGACGGAGTGCGGCTTTCGCCGGAGGGCGAGCGCGTGCTGCCGTGCCTTCGGGAGATGGCGAAATGGAACGAGCAGCTTGGGCAGACGGTAAGCTCCATAAACGGGCTCATCTGCGGCACGCTGCGCATTGGCGCATTCACGAGCATTTCATTTTACTGGCTGCCGAAGATAATAAAACGCTTCCAGCGAGATTTCCCGAATATAAAAATAGAGATAACGGAGGGCGGCATAGGCCAGTTGGAGGCGGCGCTTGAGGACGGGGCGGTCGACCTCGCCTTTATGAGCGTGCAGCCGGAACGCGGGTACGACCGGCACATTTTGAAAAAGGACGCCTTTCTTGCCATTCTTCCGTTCGGCCACCCGATGGCCGCGGCGGAGGCTTTTCCGCTTGAAGCCTTCAACGGCGCTGATTTTATACTGCTTACGCGCGGCTTTGACTACGACACAAACAGAATACTTCAAAAATATTCTCTGTCTCCGAATATAAAATTCACCTCGCACGACGACCACACGGCCTTCTCGATGGTGGAAAACGGCCTTGGGATAAGCATCCTGCCGGAGCTTGTCATGCAGGCGTACAGGGGCCGCGCTGCGATGCTGCCTCTTGCCCCGGCCATCCATCGAGACCTCGCGCTCTGCGTCCGCTCCTTTGAAGAGGCATCCCCCGCCTCCCGGCGTTTCATAGAATACACAAAAAAGATGGTGGCGCCTGACGGCTCGGTGCGGGAAGAATAA
- a CDS encoding mechanosensitive ion channel encodes MRSAAFKKFIFAMILIPFLLIFPHAATATGSLDDLNDEIARYQTEPLKRAREIEDGLRKMREVEDGLARQYDVKMSDVLAYEYELEWLVDTYYSLYFLQKRGDAKSTFVLDDAEINELAAKKPPYTFSFYLGVANDMATCTEKFMENREAFVSGQKHVQQLSEERKDAERAYRRCREKTLLSSENRIKYNFELLVIKAKLERSVADHTFYELAMKISESRGAEMKEKIDMLAPILKNIRANIKMDNETFEYLDSIAFGKMRNIHNITEMLSHKFNELSETRRYAERPSPFLRYSILTEQTLVERELLFVLDLAEEWAAMRLVWRSMGEMFTEKLTAQEQRAVKARIEEQTSQAQNALEYANKEMQKIRSAEDEVQNRFGDGDIAPFSKEARERDLFMENLEARKERYLSYIVMLGAMRSHYETLKEETARILGEGSAKEDITDTWGENISSMLDYELWNVGDYPITVEKIALAALIFAVSLCVTLLFVKLLKIHLKKSRSMSRHSALLVQNLVFYFGVAVSFLLTLWMLHIPLTAFAFMGGAVAIAIGLGTQKIMGDTLSGLLLLFQKKLRIGDEVIIGDVQGVVHEITLQNTVLLCEETKHMIIPNSRVLESSVLNLTLDSTVMRTELNIPVSYDADIELALLLIKRVLEDNKSVLKQPPFRILYSDAGDGRIVIKARFFIDIKVTFESIIKSALRLSIINLFKEHGLSLNTPKNDVRIVS; translated from the coding sequence ATGCGTTCGGCGGCCTTTAAAAAATTTATTTTCGCAATGATATTGATACCATTTCTTTTGATCTTCCCGCACGCCGCCACAGCCACAGGTTCGCTTGACGACTTGAACGACGAGATTGCGCGCTACCAGACGGAACCCCTGAAACGCGCGCGCGAAATAGAAGACGGCCTGCGAAAAATGCGCGAAGTAGAAGACGGCCTTGCACGTCAGTATGACGTAAAAATGTCGGACGTGCTCGCCTACGAGTACGAGCTTGAATGGCTGGTAGACACTTACTACAGCCTATACTTCCTCCAAAAACGCGGAGACGCGAAAAGCACCTTCGTACTTGACGACGCCGAAATAAACGAACTCGCCGCAAAAAAACCGCCCTACACCTTCTCATTCTACCTTGGCGTAGCAAACGACATGGCGACCTGCACCGAAAAATTCATGGAAAACCGCGAGGCGTTCGTAAGCGGGCAAAAACACGTACAGCAGCTCAGCGAAGAAAGAAAAGATGCAGAGCGCGCCTATCGCCGCTGCCGTGAAAAAACGCTGCTTTCTTCTGAAAACAGAATAAAATACAACTTTGAGCTGCTTGTCATCAAGGCGAAGCTCGAACGCAGCGTGGCAGACCATACCTTCTACGAGCTGGCCATGAAAATTTCGGAGTCGCGCGGCGCCGAGATGAAAGAAAAGATAGACATGCTCGCCCCCATCCTGAAGAACATACGCGCCAATATCAAAATGGACAATGAGACCTTTGAGTATCTCGACTCGATAGCCTTTGGCAAAATGAGGAACATCCACAACATCACCGAGATGCTTTCACATAAATTCAACGAACTAAGCGAAACGAGACGCTACGCGGAGCGGCCCTCTCCGTTTCTGCGCTACAGCATACTGACCGAACAGACCCTGGTGGAAAGAGAACTGCTCTTTGTGCTGGACCTTGCCGAGGAATGGGCCGCCATGAGGCTCGTCTGGCGTTCAATGGGCGAAATGTTCACCGAAAAACTTACCGCACAGGAGCAGCGCGCGGTAAAAGCGAGGATAGAGGAGCAGACGAGCCAGGCGCAGAACGCTCTTGAATATGCGAACAAAGAGATGCAAAAAATACGTTCTGCCGAGGACGAAGTGCAAAATCGCTTTGGCGACGGTGATATAGCGCCCTTTTCCAAAGAGGCCAGAGAGCGCGACCTCTTTATGGAGAACCTAGAGGCGCGCAAGGAGCGTTATCTCTCCTACATCGTCATGCTTGGCGCGATGCGCAGCCATTACGAAACGCTCAAAGAAGAGACGGCCAGGATACTGGGAGAAGGCAGCGCAAAGGAAGACATAACGGACACATGGGGCGAAAATATCTCCTCAATGCTCGACTACGAGCTATGGAACGTCGGAGACTATCCAATCACCGTGGAGAAGATTGCGCTCGCCGCCTTGATTTTCGCCGTTAGCCTCTGCGTCACGCTGCTTTTCGTGAAGCTGCTCAAAATACATCTTAAAAAATCGCGTTCCATGAGCCGCCACAGCGCGCTGCTCGTACAAAACCTCGTCTTTTATTTCGGTGTGGCCGTCTCGTTCCTGCTCACCCTCTGGATGCTTCACATCCCTCTCACCGCCTTCGCCTTCATGGGGGGCGCCGTCGCCATCGCCATAGGTCTCGGCACCCAGAAAATAATGGGAGATACGCTGAGCGGGCTTCTGTTGCTCTTCCAGAAAAAGCTGCGCATCGGCGACGAGGTGATAATAGGCGACGTGCAGGGCGTAGTACACGAAATAACGCTGCAAAACACCGTACTGCTCTGCGAAGAGACGAAACACATGATAATACCGAACAGCCGCGTGCTTGAAAGCTCCGTGCTGAACCTCACGCTCGACAGCACCGTCATGCGCACGGAGCTGAACATCCCCGTCTCGTATGACGCTGACATCGAACTTGCCCTTCTTCTCATAAAACGCGTGCTCGAAGACAACAAAAGCGTTTTGAAACAGCCGCCCTTCCGCATCCTATATTCCGACGCTGGAGACGGAAGGATCGTCATCAAAGCCAGATTTTTCATCGACATCAAAGTGACCTTTGAAAGCATCATAAAAAGCGCCCTGCGGCTCAGCATAATAAATTTATTCAAAGAGCACGGCCTTTCGCTGAACACTCCCAAAAACGATGTCAGAATAGTTTCGTGA